The sequence below is a genomic window from Monodelphis domestica isolate mMonDom1 chromosome 2, mMonDom1.pri, whole genome shotgun sequence.
attaagcaatatatGCCAATTGCCTAACAAATTGAAACCAGGCTTCCCCAACTTAGGGCCAAACCCAGAATAGAGGGGGACAGATTCTTATGcattaaaataatcaaataagaccaattaattaaaagaaaataattaaccaGGATATAAAACTAAGtaaccagattttttttaaacccttaccttccatcttagaatcaatactgagaatTAGTTctaaagaagaagagtggtaagggctaggcaattggggttaagtgacttgcccagggtcacacaactaggaagtgtctgaggccagatttgaacccaggacctcccatctctgagcttgactctcaatccactgagccacccagctgccctctgtttTCTAATTGTAggaagattagggactttccaagctaaaagagggaaagggaacagGTACAGtttcctgaaatcagaaaaaggtgTCCTACTTCCCCCTTCAATTAAAAGTACCTAGAAACAAATGATTGGTCAATACAGGGCCAATTTACATATAAGAcatgggttgcttgagatgttttttatcctttgttttcaaagaggaccattGATATCAcagatgatgtcttgacttgtccatgaattggatttaagtgaggcagagttgcacaaattcatcagcctcactctgtcttccaaAGTTATCatagtccagtggcaggacagaattcaagatgactggtgatgacttGGGATACAGTAGATGACCTCAGCTTATTCAGAACACAGTACTCTTAAGTATTCCACAGCTCCCACTTTTGCTGCCTTCATGGCACAAATCATTCCCATCCACCTGTTCCactgagggaagtcttcacatgcctgggccTGTTAGTtatcctcaatctggtttagcccaccTACCAGAAAGGTTTACCAGAGTGTGGCTGTggcacatgctatagcttctaggagccacaggtgagagctgagtggacaccaaaggaggaaagcagccctgaaaatttcttggcaagccctcacaccagaggttccAGTCTTCCTGAACACCCCATGCACCTTGTATAATTCTGAGAATACTCCTTGCATTAATCTTCAGATAGGACTGGGTTTCTGGTCAGCAGAATCTAGGCCCTTAGTTAAGGGTATCTAAGCAATATAGAGAGGTGATCCAGCTTCTCAGCCCTGCAGGCCTTGTAAAGCCCTCTCTGTTGGATTAGACccataattaaatagaaaattagctccagaattgagtccCAAGATGGAGTTGAATGGTTCACTCAGTTTCTACTGCCACTTGCTGTTCTAATCCTCTCAGTTTCCTAAATAGGTCAGCTCATTGGATGGGACAGAAGGGAGGAATGTATTCAGAAATAAAGATGGTATAAAAAACAAAGTATTTCTTCATATCAATACAAAGAGAATTAGTTGAAATATTGCTCATGTTTTCtaataatcagagatgcaaattaagccaattttataaattcttttgtcttagaatcagtcctaGTAAGTATCAGcgcaaaggcagaagagtggtaagggctaggcgattgggggttaagtgacttgcccaggatcacacagctagaaagtatctgaggccagatttcatttaaattcttttgaaatcaaataggttaaaataattaaaagtaacaAATTCAGTGCTCTTGGAGTggggcaaaaataaaaatacgCTCACATTCCTTATTGGTAAATTCAAAACTTGCAGAATTTTAGAAAGCAACCTGATAATACAGAGTAAAAGCTATAAAAATAGTCATATTTTTGATGGAATGATAATTCCATTGACACCAATATTACCCTATTAGGGATTGttgaagttttttgtttgttttttaaggctCTCCAGAGATTTTCATGGCTTcattattattgaaaaaaatagaagcaacCTGAATGTTGAACAGTGGGAGAGGGATTAAATAAGTtgaggtattttaatgtaatggaattcCACAATGAAGttcatatatatacctatatatatatcaaagtatgaaaatttaaaagagagaaagacctGCTTGAAATGCAAATTGGGAGGAAAATAGAACAGAATGAGAATAGAGTATATACTATGACCACATGAGAAAAGTAAATGACAATGAATGGACAGAGAATTCTAATGGAGATATAAGAGGAAAAAACTGAAGTTATATTCTGTGTGTTGATATTTATCAATGCAAAtatttcaaaacagaaaaattagTAAGACCGGACCATTTCACTCACTGTATATGATAGTGGGCAAACGAGTATAAATAGCAAAAGTTAAATAGGGAGTTCTAGAAAGTGTCTCTGAGCCAGGTATAGGGCAGGAAGGCTTAGACATAACTGTCAAAGAGGAGGGGAAAGGCCTTCCTGCTTTTGAGCAGTGCACCATAGAATCCCAGCAGGTTGAGGAAGTAAAACTTGGAGCTTTAAAACTACTAGAGCAGAGCCCAGGTCCAAATGTCCCAAGATGGAGAAAGAACCTGGGACTAGGAGTCAGGCAGATCTGGATTCTCAGCCTAACTGACTAGCTCACTCTGACCTTGGGACTAttccctttacttttttttttttaaacctttaccttctgtcatggaATCAGTACtttgtgttggctccaaggcagaagagaggtaagtgataggcaatgggagttaagtgacttgctcagggtcacacagctgggaagtgtctgaggtcagatttgaacccaggacctctcatctctaggcctggctctcaatccactgagtcacctagttgccccattttTTTGTTCCCTTGACTCTTGGTAACTTATATGTTTCTTTCTGCCAACACTTCATAGAGATACTGTAGATATGATGAAAATGTCACATAAATCGTATGTGGTTTACATGTGAACATAGTGGAGTTGAAGACCCCATTTATCAATAATAGATAAAACACACCATGATCTTGGATTTTATATACAAAACAGTAGGCATGTTATACCTGGGAACTGGCATAAATGGAAGAAAGGTTGTATTGCTGACTAAAGCTTATGGTAATCCAGGCAAGCACTGGTGACTGGCTGAAACATGAAGAGGCCTAGATGGAGGACTCACCAAGCGGATGAGGTGAGGTCACCTAAGCAGTGATCCAAGTGGTCTAAGGTGAACACTTGGTCGATCAATGACAGTGAAAACAAAACTGGAAGTGTATTTAAGACCAAAATTTGAATGGcacaagaaagaaataattaaacatGGATCCTAAGGATCTGGTCATTGGGAGCCAGCAATTGAAGGTGTCCTGCCGGTAATACTGATGAGAAAAACAGAGGTAGGTAAGGCAAGACAAGCTGTTAAGGGAGACTGGTGGCAGCCCTGTTAGCTCCCCATGTCATCAGTAGGGACATAGCAGAGTTTGCTCTGCAGCCCTTTCTACcttccctttcctgtcttcctcaGAACTCTTCCTCATCGTGGATAGGGTCTTCAGGGGTTCAGGAGCCGTTGCAGAGAGTGTATGGTATTTCTTTCCCCACTTCTGAGGGTCTGAGAGCCTGGGAGAAGCAAAGGGAAGAGGCAGCCGCAAGAGACCACAGACGCATTGGGAAAGTATGGCAGTGCTGGTCACCGGGGATGGGGGCTGGAAGGGTGGCTTGGGCGGACACTGGGAAGAAGAGGCTGGTgttgggaaggaagggaaggcctGGCTTGGGACCAAACGGGAACGAGGGAGCTCTGAGGAGCATAGATCCCCAGCCACCTCTGACCCAACTTGTGGATCTCCAGGACCAGGAGCTTTTTTTCTTCCACGAGCTGAGCCCTGGAAGCTGCTTTTTCCTGCCACGGGGGACAAGAGTGTATAACGCACTGATGACTTTCATCAGGGTATGAAGGATCAGAACCATGAGGGGGGATCACTAAAGAGAGAACCAGTAGTCACCCTTGAGGGAGTCAGAGAcattagagaagaggaaaagtgCATAGATTTATGTTTGGGGATCAAGGGGGAGACAGCTTGTAAAAACCTAGGCATGTGATGCTCTGAGAGCTTTGCTTGTGTAGAGGCCTGGGGAACTGGGAGCTCTTGCTTCGTCCTGACCCCATCTGCCATCTCCTTCAGGATGAGTATGCCCGTCGGGGGTTCTCAGAAGTGAGGACCCCAACACTCTTCTCCACAAAGCTATGGGAGCAGTCAGGACACTGGAAGCATTATAGTGGAGACATGTTTGTCCTTCGGCCTCCCGACCCTGATGGGCCCGCGGATTGTCAAAACAACTGTTCCACTAACCACCCTCAGAGCATGCTGGCCCTTAAGCCCATGAACTGCCCTGCACACTGGTGAGCTGGGAGGCTGGATCTGATGGGGACTAGACCCAGGAATCTGGGATATTGGAAAGAGAACTGAACTGAGAGTCAGGAGGTCTGTATTCTAAATCTTACTGCCGCTCCCTAGAGGGGAAAACAGAGGAGTTGGACAAGATGTTCTTTAATGTCTCCCAGACCTGACTTTGTAGGATTAGCTGAATGGTAGACATTTGGCGAGCTCCTTCCCTGCACAGGTGGTCACAAGGTATTCAGTGGAATCAGACACAAAATCCTTGGTTTCAGGGGCCTTAGAATTTAGCTGGTAGTAAGATAACACATGTCATAACAATTACAGAGGCACCAACATCAACAGTATAAACTGCTAGAATACAAAatgaacacatacacacaaacactgATGTGGAGTAGAGGATCGAGCCCCTGACCAGGAAGGGTCAGATAAGTTTTCCCAGAGGAACTCAGTTTTGATGTGCGATGAGAAAAGAGGAGACAAAAGGACATTGCAGGAGCATGGAAGGGTATCACTAAAGGAAAGGAGACAGGAAATTGTCAATTGTGTGGAGGCAGTCAGCAGATTGGCTGGACTAGAGTACAAAGGCAGACTTCAGCATTCCTTTGGGTctgggagtcagaggacctgaatctCCCCAGAGGACTCCAACTCACTCCCCTGTCCTCCCTCACACCCAGCCTGATATTCGCACACCGACCCCGATCCTGGCGGGAGCTACCTCTGCGGTTGGCGGATTTTGGGGCCCTGCACCGAACCGAGGCCTCAGGGGGTCTAGGAGGCCTGACTCGGCTACGAAGGTTCCAGCAGGATGATGCTCATATCTTTTGTGCTCAAGATCAGGTTATCCCCCTCCCACCTACTTTGTATCATCACTCCTTTTGTTCTCACAAGCTTCTAGCACCTCATTAACTCATTGCACCCTTTGAAGCCCCAAGTTATCCCAGTTTTGTATGCATCTACATACATATTCATCCATTCCCTAtgacttttttaacccttacattctgtcttagaaacaactgGGGCAGAacaatgggtttaagtgacttgcttagtgtTATATagggaggaagtgtctgaggccatatttgaacccaggtcctcccaacttcaggttTGGTGATCTATCCaatgtgctacccagctgccccactgcTTTGACACTCTTGGTCTCTTTTATTCCCACCACCACCCTTTTTGGTATGGCCATTTGACACTTCCTCAGGCCCTCAACCAAACTTATACCTCCCCCATGTCCTCTCCTCCAGCTAGAGTCTGAGATCCGAGGATGCCTTGATTTCCTTCGCTCAGTCTACACAGTCTTTGGCTTCTCCTTTCATTTGGTGCTGTCTACCAGGCCATCTTCCTTCCTAGGGGAGTCTTTCCTTTGGGACCAGGCTGAACAGGTTAGTACTAGAGGGAAAAGTGGGAACAGGAGCCACAAACGTCTATGGGATTGATAAGAATTAGCAATCCTAGAGCCTTCCCCATTTTTCTGGGAGGAGACAGCAGAAGAGGTTGGAAGACTATGAATGTGGAAAGGGGAGTTCCCTGGAATTTCAGAGTGACTTCATTCTGCCACCCTCTAGATCCTTCAACAAGCCCTGGATGAGTTTGGGGAGCCCTGGGATCTGAACCCTGGAGATGGTGCCTTTTATGGGCCCAAGGTGAGTCACAATTCCTGAATGGATGAAGAGCACATGTGCTAGGAAGTGGGGACAGGCACTTCCTCTGGAGTCGGAGAACCTTGGTTTAAATTCTACCCCTGGTACCTAAGtcaccttaaacaagtcacttattttccctggtcttcagttttctcatgaagagattgaactagatggcctctggggtTCCTTCTATTCATGATCCAAGGTTCAGCGTGATGGAGGATCCAATGCTAACCAACCCCATGTACGGTCTTTCTCTAGATTGATGTTCATATCCAGGATGCCCTGGGAAGGCCCCATCAGTGTGGAACAATCCAGCTTGATTTCCAGCTGCCTTTGAGATTTGGCCTCCAGTATATGGGGTATGGACGCTTCCCCACTCCATGTCTCTTCGTGGTACTCCAAGGCATCCAGCCCATGAATACAGTATCCATCCCCTTTCTCACTTGGTCCTTTTTGCcagaaatcaatactgtgcatatAAAACAGTTCAGTTCCATttgacaaatattcattaagcacccaCTGTTTAAAGTGCTAGGAATACCAAGAGAAACACAACAGTCCCTACCTCCAAGTCCCCGGCATTCTCTTGGGAGGAGGCTCCCACTTCTTCCTCCATCTCAAATTTCTAGGGAGCTTTTCCTGGGGTTTCTGGGCCAGGGAGATGAGAAGAAAAGTTTTGAGCTGTTTCTGATTTCCTCCTTCCTACCCATCAAGGCAAGCAGGGGTCCTGGAGCGCCCAGTCCTCATTCACCGAGCAGTGCTaggctcagtggaaagaatgttggggGTGCTGACTGAGAACTATGGAGGCAAATGGTAAGACCACTGAACCCTAAGTTCTGACCTCTTACCCCAACAGAGGCAGCAGGGCATAGTGGATAGGAAGGTCTGCATGCAAATCCCACCTGAGACAGTTCCTAGCTCCCTGGCTCTAGGGAAGTTATTGAACTTCTGTCTCAGGgtgctcttctgtaaaatggaatgagGGGGAAGGGGCCTTCCTGCTCTGACTCTCAGATACACACAGCCCCACAGCATCTAAATTGTTTTACTCCTTTATGTCCTGGCACACTTCCCCAGGCTTTATTGTCCCCATTCCGTTCTCGTGGAGGAGTAACTCTGCACTTTCTCCTCTCAATTTCAGGCCACTGTGGCTCTCTCCACTCCAGGCTATGGTCATCCCCGTGGGAGCTGAGCAAGAGGGTTATGCTCGAGAGGTGAGGGGGAGCTTGGGATCAGAGCTTGGAAAGAATGAGGGAACATGGTCAGGGTCAGGAAGGAATGGGAGCCAGGAAAAGCCACCGTGTACAAGAAGCCTTGTTAAACCCCTGCTCTGGGAACAGGGCGGggatagagacaaaaatgaaactcccttccctcaaagagcttacgtTCTTCTGGGGGGGGAGTGGACAGCGTCTACCCAGATCAGTCTGGGATATGGTCACCTGGAAAGGGAAAGAGCATTACAGAGGGGGTAGGGAAGGCTTCGTGAAGAAGAGACGCTTGAACCTGGAAGGAAAAGATTCAGAGGCAGAGCTGAGGCTGTGGATTAGGAGTGGATGAGGGTGTTGGAGGCCAAGCCGAGTGAACAGCTCGTTGTCCAGTTGAGCCGGAGCTCCAGTAGGTTCATGAGACGAGATTCCCGGTCGGACTCTCCTTGCCCTTTGGTTGCCAGTGACGTCATCTCTTCCCAAACTTTCATCCAGGTGCAAGAAGCCCTGCAGGCCGCAGGTCTGGCCGGTGACTTGGATAAGGACCCGAGCCTGACCCTCAGCCGGAGAGTCCGACGGGCCCAGCTTTCTCAGTACAATTTCCAGTTTGGTGAGTGATTCCAAATGGAGGAGCAGAGCTGGCCCCCAGAATCCCAGGGTGCCACCTGTGCTGGGgcaccctctccctcttcttcccagtCAGCCTATATCAACTCAGTCAGACTGAGGCTCATTATCTCCCCGGGGCCTAAAGGAGCTGGGAAGTGGAGCACAACTTCTTTGGCGCCCGTGCCCATCTTCCCCCACTCAGCATCCTTCCACCTCTGGgactaattgttttcttttttttagctttatCAAAAAGGGACAAGAGGGATTAATGAGGTTATTAAGTAATTGTCTTTGCTTGTTTATCCTGCACTGCAAGAGAGCCCTGGGGAATGGAGGCACGAATGACACATTCTGGGACAAGGGACAAGGAACGTCTTGGTGGTTTCTCACCATAGCATAGTGGATAATCATgacttgggaggacctgggtttgaatcctgccttagaaaCCTGAGaattgtgtgactgtgggcaagtccctAAGAATCTCTCTACAATGGGGATGTTAATCTACCTTCAAGGGCTGGAGCGCTGAGCAGATGAGATGATCAGTATCCAGTCGAGGGCTCTATCTGTGGGAGCCCTCACGGTTAGGgcctcttttccccatttttccaggGCTTAGCCCTCGCTTTCCAGAGTAGACAATGAGCGTGCCTCCCCTGGTTTGCTTCTGACTAGCTTTCCCTCGTGCTCTGTGAACCCTTTGTCTCTGCCTAGGTTGTTTGTGACATCCTCTCATCTCGTGCACCCTGTTAACTCTCGCCCCTGGATCCCTGACTGGAAATGATAATGGGGTGCGGAAgctgggaaggaaagggaagaaacgGTTGTTTCTTATCTGGCCTCCCCTCCTCCGAAGGCTGGCCAGCCAAGGGCACACTAAATATAACCCTCTTCCTCCTGTCACAGACATTTTCAGGGATCCTGGTCTCTCCAAGAAGCCCAAGTGGGCCGGCGCTGCGCCCTGCTTCTGGAGCCGCAGTTCCCGCTCTAACCcgcctcttccttctcccatagTGGTGGGGCCCAGAGAGCAGAGTCGGGGGACGGTAAACATTCGAACGAGAGACAGCGGCCAGCTGGGAGAGCGGCCGGTTGCCGAAGCTGTAGTTCGGCTTCGAGAGCTGCGGGACGCCAGGGTCCCCAATGCCGAAGAGCTGTTTTGAGCCGTCTCCTGAGAGCCTGTGGAAGCATTTGGGGCCTGAGCCACCGGCCtgtggagagaagagaatgggaCACGATGGCCCCCCGGGAGGGGGTCCCATTTGGGGGGTTTCCCTGGAGCTCTGCTTGAGCCGGAGGGCAGAGGCACAGGGGGCATCCGTCTGTCCGTCCCCTGAGCGTCACATTCCCAAGGTCTGGGGGGAAAGAGAATAATGACGAGAATAAATGGGAACCTTCAGCTGTTTGTCCCGGTCAGCCCTCTGGgtcaaagaaatggggaaaaggcTAAGCTCTGCCCACGGCCTACCCAGGCTCTCCAATTCTGAATGAAAGCAGCCAAGCACGGGAGGTAGAGGAATACACATCCTGGCCCCTGCAGGACCCCCCTCTAgggcaggcaggtgaggggggaaGCGGGACATCCAAACAGAACGTTCTCTCCCAGCCCTGAAAACATCTCGCCCTGTGCCCTGCGCCCCCTCTCGGGACTGCCCATCGGgccagtggggggagggggggaatcccAAATATCCGACTGGAGGGGCCCCTGGAATCCTGCCCTTAGGAGTCACCTCAGCTGGAGAGGCATCTCTGTGACCTCGccaggctgggggagggggtggaggtTGCCAGGGATTAGGGTGAGTCAGAGCAGGAAGCCCCGGGCTTGGGCGGGAGCTGGAAGGGGCCCTAtaagaggaggaggaacctcACGAGCAATCACAACAGCTCAGACTGCAACCGGACCAGTAGGCCTCGGCCCCTGACAGCCCTGAACGACGGGCCCCATGCCCGCCGCCTGCCCCGCCATGGGGGCCACAGCCCTAGCAGCTCTCCTCCTCATGCTCCTGGCCTTGGGCGCTTCTGCTCAGGGAGGTGAGTGTGGGCCAGCCTGGGGTTCAGTGGGGAAGATGCCCCGGCACGCTGCCTGGGCACACAGTAGGCGCTCCATTGGAGTGGCCGAGCCCTCATAAGCCCATTTATCGGTCCCTGCTGAGAGCCAGGTTCAACCTTTGCTCCAAAAGTAACTGTGACTGGGCGAGCCACTCAGAGCCTCAGCTTGCTgctttgtaaaatgggaagatgAACATTTTTACTTGCATACATTTTGGAAGAATCCAGAGGAAAGTGCTCTGTAAAACCCAAAAGTCTGCTACTGCTGGTGGATGGCGAGGCCCTGTGTCCTCCCTATCTATCCTTCCCACCCCAAGCAGAACGCCCCGGCACCCGCTCTTACAGGCCGTCATCGGGGAAGGGGCTGCTCTCATTGATGCTGGAGGAGAGGCgtgaggggagggaggacaaCCAGAAGGGGTTTGACGGCACGTTAACAGCAGAAAGCAAGTTGGCTTtcaagtcagaggatctgggtcgGGTCCCAGCTGTgccacttcctacttgtgtgtcCTGGGGCAAGTCGGCTTCTCCAGGTCTCGGCTCTCCTCCATTAAATAAGAGGGTTCGATGAGATAACGATATTAGCTGGGCTTACTGGCACTAGGCAGGCGATGAAGCATCTCTGGGGCAGAGGGGGGATGGAGGACTCCTGGGAGAGAGAACAGagtggcagggagggagggagggaggagtggtGTCTGGGCAGCCCGGCAGAACCCCCCAAGTCCCTGAGCAGCGGGGACGCCAGGCCTGGGAGAGCCCGGCGGATGGAGGAAAGGCAGTGGCAGCCATCAGGGCCTCCTCTGGCCACCACCAGAGCCTCTGACTCAGCAGCCCCTCCCGGCCTCATGTGCCACATTCCCTTCGGGCCAGGCTGGGGTGAGGCTTTGGGCCAGGATGGAGGGTCACCCGCTGGTGCCCCATCAGCTGATGGGCTCCGAAAACCCCATAGGAGAGGCGGGAGACGAGCTTGAGGCAGGCTGGCACCGAGGAAGTCTCTGTCTAGGGCTCTGTCCCAGCCCTTCCTAGGGGGGCCTTTCAATAaattctgtttaattttttttttaaacatctgagTATCCAGAATGTGGGAGGCTGTGGGCTGGGCCCTTTGGGGACACAAAGACCAAAAAGATCCCTCATCAGAGCAGCTGCATGGCTCAgcagacagagagccaggcctagagaggggaggtcctgggttccaatctggcacttcacagctgggtgactctgggcaagtcccttccctgCCATGGCCCagcctgactgctcttctgccttggaacccgtCCCCAGAGTctaagggggaagaggagggttTCCAAACACAAAAACATAAGGCCCCTCGTCCCTAAAGAACTCCCAACAGAATTGCACAGACTTTGGGGGGCGGCCGGCATCGAGCCCTGGTCCCCGCCCTTCTCCCCAGCCTCCCTTCTTTTCATCCGGGCTCTGGACAAGACAGGAGGTCGGAGGCCCTCATGCCCTCCTAGTAAAACAAAGCAAAGGGGGCGCCTCCTGAGCACGTCCTCCCCCCTCAGGGCCCTCGGAGCAGAGAGAAGCCATTCCAGAACATTTCcccaaagaaggtgagaaggctggaggctggggaggaggagggggagaggccTCGGGCCGACATCTCACAGAACCATTCCCTCCTAGTGGGCTACGCAGCCCCTCCGGCCCCTTCCAGCCCGCAAAAGCCTGACCTCCAGGACCTCGTCATCTCCCATCGTGCCTTTGAGGGACAGACGGAAGGTGAGGCCCGGGCTCTGCCCTGCCCGCAGACCCTGCTTTCCTGTCCGGCCACAGGTGGGGGGCCAGGCCTTCCGGCTGCTCCGTCACCGGCTCTTGTCCCCACAGCCCAGGACTTCTTCGAAGACTTCCCTCTACAGCAGGCCCAGAGCCCTCAGAAACTGTCTCTGGGGAAGAAAGGTGAGCGCTGCCCCCAGTACCAACGCGGTCTCCCGGGCCCTCTCCAAGCCcaaggagcccccccccccccagcatctGAAGCTCCAGCCATGACCTTCCGGCCTGGCCCTGGAACACCTCCCCATTGGGCCCCTCTGAGGCCAAGCAAAACCCTTCCTACTCCTTCCCCCTCCACAGGGCGCCTTCTTTTAGCGCTGGGCCCGCATCAGCCTGGCCAGCTCCCCCTCCTCTCGGAGCCTTCACGGttcatcttcttcctcccctcacAGAGCCCTCTCCCAGCAGAGCGGTGCCCATCCAAAAGGAAGTGGAGCCCCCTCGCCATCTTCCCATGGACCAGAGAGAAGGTAATCTTCGTTGTTTCCCGGCCCCACGAGGAGGGAAAATCACTGGTCCTGTCCCCCACGAGAGCGTGGGGCGGTCACTCCCTCACCCACCCTCTCCCCGCCACAGCGCAGTCTTCCTCCCCCGCTCTGGAGTCTGAGGAGATTCCCCACCAAGAGCAGAAAGAAGGTAAGTCCCACCCTTTGGGGAGTCCGAGGGATCCCCTAGTCAGATGCCTCATTTCCCAGATAAGGAGCCCGGGGAGGCGCCCGGGACTCCGGACTCCCTTCCCTCTTCACACTCCCTTTCCCAGGGGTGCCCCGCTTGGGTCCAA
It includes:
- the TARS2 gene encoding threonine--tRNA ligase, mitochondrial; translation: MQRLWRRLRIRGTPGCGLHTAPASTLPHWLAERVSLFEELWATQAERTAERARRERRSIRVLAPGNLRVDAEAWSTTPYQVALQISSTLADTAVAARVNGVAYDMDRPLEGDADIDFLTFDSPEGKALFWHSSAHVLGAAAEHLLSALLCRGPSTSCGFYHDIALQGNRTVRGSELPILEQTCQRIVAAAHPFRRLVASREQLCQLFKDNPFKLQLIEDKVKEQMATVYGCGTSVDLCKGPHLRHTGQIGVLKLLTNSSSSWIGSSGVQEPLQRVYGISFPTSEGLRAWEKQREEAAARDHRRIGKDQELFFFHELSPGSCFFLPRGTRVYNALMTFIRDEYARRGFSEVRTPTLFSTKLWEQSGHWKHYSGDMFVLRPPDPDGPADCQNNCSTNHPQSMLALKPMNCPAHCLIFAHRPRSWRELPLRLADFGALHRTEASGGLGGLTRLRRFQQDDAHIFCAQDQLESEIRGCLDFLRSVYTVFGFSFHLVLSTRPSSFLGESFLWDQAEQILQQALDEFGEPWDLNPGDGAFYGPKIDVHIQDALGRPHQCGTIQLDFQLPLRFGLQYMGQAGVLERPVLIHRAVLGSVERMLGVLTENYGGKWPLWLSPLQAMVIPVGAEQEGYAREVQEALQAAGLAGDLDKDPSLTLSRRVRRAQLSQYNFQFVVGPREQSRGTVNIRTRDSGQLGERPVAEAVVRLRELRDARVPNAEELF